One window of Drosophila gunungcola strain Sukarami chromosome 2L unlocalized genomic scaffold, Dgunungcola_SK_2 000037F, whole genome shotgun sequence genomic DNA carries:
- the LOC128253503 gene encoding uncharacterized protein LOC128253503 — protein MSSVNNVNINVQCECYHRRGLLYYANPLAWGRPCRRCRRMMSRNNIVVSVPATQVQMPNSTTTTTTVMPAQCATNWQAQQQPQMMSSLPPKYDQAVAAN, from the coding sequence ATGAGCAGTGTTAATAATGTCAATATCAATGTCCAGTGCGAGTGCTACCATCGTCGAGGACTTTTGTACTACGCCAATCCTTTGGCTTGGGGTCGTCCTTGCCGCAGATGTCGGCGCATGATGTCCCGAAACAACATTGTGGTGTCTGTCCCAGCGACCCAGGTGCAAATGCCAAactccaccaccaccaccaccacagtGATGCCCGCCCAATGTGCGACAAACTGGCAGGCCCAGCAGCAACCGCAGATGATGTCCTCCCTGCCACCGAAGTACGATCAGGCTGTGGCCGCCAACTAA
- the LOC128253521 gene encoding ryncolin-4-like: MLRLGILFFLLFSITLASQDSNSAEKITNDAAVRGEQERKDFCVANSLPTSCSESLKSTKLWIRVPEYSETPFQVACDQRSYDGGWTIILRRNDGSENFYREWKDYKHGFGQLNNEFFLGLDKIHAMTSSEPHELLVLVTPLGSKQSYELYDDFKVGPESTNYTLQSLGLASGNATDRLTYHLGMQFSTKDRKNDLSDINCATKHEGAWWYNECYYSNLCGKYGDRNTSTLKWYTDFLRRAVMLIRPKASSLKCS; the protein is encoded by the exons ATGTTGCGTTTGggaatattatttttccttttattttcaataacttTGGCCAGCCAAGATAGTAATTCGGCTGAAAAAATAACTAACGATGCTGCTGTGCG TGGTgaacaagaaagaaaagatTTTTGTGTGGCCAATTCGTTGCCTACCAGCTGTTCCGAGTCATTGAAGAGCACCAAACTCTGGATCCGTGTGCCCGAGTACAGTGAAACCCCCTTTCAGGTGGCCTGCGATCAACGGAGTTACGATGGAGGCTGGACGATTATTCTGAGGCGAAACGATGGAAGCGAGAACTTTTACCGCGAATGGAAGGACTACAAACACGGCTTTGGCCAGCTAAACAATGAATTCTTTTTGGGCCTAGATAAAATTCATGCTATGACCTCATCAGAGCCCCATGAACTGCTAGTACTCGTGACTCCCTTGGGCAGCAAGCAATCTTACGAACTATATGACGATTTTAAAGTTGGCCCCGAGAGTACCAATTACACATTGCAATCTTTGGGCTTAGCTTCTGGAAACGCCACAGATCGTCTCACTTATCATCTGGGCATGCAGTTTAGCACTAAGGATCGGAAAAATGATTTATCCGACATAAACTGTGCTACAAAACATGAAGGTGCTTGGTGGTACAATGAATGCTATTATAG CAATTTGTGTGGCAAATATGGCGATCGAAATACATCAACACTTAAATGGTATACAGATTTCCTTAGGCGTGCAGTAATGCTGATCAGGCCAAAAGCGTCTTCCCTTAAATGCTCTTAA
- the LOC128253522 gene encoding C-type lectin 37Db-like, producing the protein MIKIGIYFLYAFVAYNLYGIAKGENNTDSVCILKDAPTQCGAFCLDAQRPIIEKLIILAKLLNNTQEKVDRILNATQERLEKVDCTIPNLETKPIEVATANIPQGFEQIGSRYFYIENNIELNWADAETACRQKGGYLAAFENLQEFNAVQSKLKAHWYWLGINEIAREGEFVSVASGKPATIFKWHFGQPDNDQGKEDCVAMYYSSIDDGLCDNKNYFICQLDNEV; encoded by the coding sequence ATGATTAAGAtcggaatttattttttgtacgCCTTTGTGGCCTACAATCTGTACGGAATAGCTAAGGGTGAAAATAATACGGATTCAGTTTGTATCCTGAAGGATGCCCCAACTCAATGTGGGGCATTTTGTCTCGATGCTCAGAGGCCAATTATTGAAAAGTTAATTATTCTTGCCAAATTACTCAATAACACTCAGGAGAAGGTGGATAGAATTCTTAATGCAACCCAGGAGAGACTGGAAAAAGTGGATTGTACTATCCCCAATTTAGAAACAAAACCAATAGAAGTGGCAACGGCAAACATACCGCAAGGATTTGAGCAGATTGGATCgagatatttttatattgaaaacaatattGAACTAAATTGGGCTGATGCTGAAACTGCCTGCCGTCAAAAGGGAGGTTATCTGGCGGCCTTCGAAAACCTGCAAGAGTTTAACGCCGTCCAATCGAAACTTAAGGCTCATTGGTACTGGCTGGGCATCAATGAAATCGCCAGAGAAGGCGAATTTGTATCTGTGGCCTCTGGCAAGCCAGCAACTATATTCAAGTGGCATTTTGGCCAGCCCGACAATGATCAGGGCAAAGAGGACTGTGTGGCCATGTACTACAGCTCTATAGATGATGGTTTGTGtgataataaaaactattttatttgtcaacTAGACAATGAAGTTTAG